A window of Anomalospiza imberbis isolate Cuckoo-Finch-1a 21T00152 chromosome 4, ASM3175350v1, whole genome shotgun sequence contains these coding sequences:
- the LOC137473319 gene encoding proline-rich protein HaeIII subfamily 1-like, whose product MWNYQNLPRYMYRQKANSTAVQVAPVALSEREQQREQQLPPPHRAGCARTPCASGASPAPPHPAGPEGQPGAKILPPSPRPRAPSRRPLPARSVRAASTLTLPAHLGRAASAAPAPSQSRGSGPAPPAGPGRLLAAPPPPAAPALGRLLQAGQGRASGEPGRAAGQPHPPGCTPTAGHKGAAGAAARGSRCRERHPWARPAPAQPQPRKEAGAVPPNAFGLPHIKRFLCPGRRRGRGTLRAATLPRAERARQQLPMAARSEKEPGPPLLPGAVSERSLSPDSCCGHLLSWCHYSRTK is encoded by the exons ATGTGGAACTATCAGAATCTCCCCAGGTATATGTACAGGCAAAAGGCAAACTCCACAG cgGTGCAAGTCGCCCCAGTTGCGCTGTCAGAAAGGGAACAGCAGcgagagcagcagctcccgccGCCCCATCGCGCCGGCTGTGCCCGCACGCCGTGCGCCTCCGGAGCATCACCCGCACCGCCGCACCCAGCAGGGCCAGAAGGGCAGCCCGGAGCTAAAATCCTTCCCCCCTCGCCCCGTCCGCGGGCACCTTCCCGCCGCCCGCTCCCCGCTCGGTCCGTGCGTGCAGCCAGCACGCTCACGCTCCCCGCTCACCTCGGGCGTGCGGCCAGCGCCGCGCCAGCTCCCAGCCAGAGCCGcggctccggccccgctccgcccgccggccccggccgccTCCTcgccgcgcccccgcccccggcggctcctgccctgggccgGCTcctccaggcagggcagggcagggccagcggCGAGCCCgggagggcagcggggcagcccCACCCGCCGGGCTGCACCCCCACGGCCGGACACAAAGGGGCGGCCGGGGCGGCAGCGCGGGGGAGTCGCTGCCGGGAGAGGCACCCCTGGGCTCGCCCTGccccggcacagccccagcctcgCAAGGAAGCCGGAGCCGTCCCGCCAAACGCCTTCGGGCTTCCGCACATCAAACGCTTCCTCTGCCCGGGAAGACGCCGCGGCCGCGGAACGCTCCGGGCCGCGACCCTGCCCCGCGCAGAACGCGCTCGCCAGCAGCTGCCGATGGCAGCCAGGAGCGAGAAGGAACCGGGACCTCCGCTCCTGCCCGGCGCGGTGTCAGAACGCAGCTTGTCACCGGACAGCTGCTGCGGCCACCTTCTGAGCTGGTGTCATTATTCAAGGACTAAATGA